A single Saccharolobus shibatae B12 DNA region contains:
- a CDS encoding FAD-binding protein — MIKIIFVIEVNPADENEVFQIISESKKENKKVGIRGFGAHTKREIKPDIIIVTTERLNNFEISENKVIADSGADVKKIREEASQKDLLLPSIYDGSIGGLLALNEISSLSTAYGTPWNFTEWVDFITAFGKIRWRIVIGSQGLFGVITKASLRLYERPNKVFIYERGITDKREFKHELRKLIGLKPIALLVEYEGDSKTFEVHASYITQLELEGYSKDEGIPMISEVSDKNSYIVEIGDFVEDFISVAEKVSPYYMYGIYGVNLLKVYVTDDSLLKDFKYYPRNKPHPVFYKLKRILDFYNIFT; from the coding sequence TTGATAAAGATAATATTTGTGATAGAAGTAAACCCGGCGGATGAGAATGAGGTCTTTCAGATAATCAGTGAATCTAAAAAGGAAAATAAGAAAGTTGGCATAAGGGGATTTGGAGCTCATACTAAAAGGGAAATCAAACCCGATATAATCATAGTTACGACTGAAAGACTCAATAATTTCGAAATAAGTGAAAACAAGGTAATAGCTGACAGTGGTGCTGATGTTAAGAAAATAAGAGAAGAGGCATCACAAAAGGACTTACTACTCCCATCAATTTATGATGGAAGTATAGGTGGCCTATTGGCGCTTAATGAAATATCTAGTTTATCTACAGCATATGGCACACCTTGGAATTTCACAGAGTGGGTAGATTTCATAACTGCATTTGGAAAAATCAGATGGAGAATTGTAATTGGTTCACAAGGTTTATTTGGAGTAATAACAAAGGCTAGTCTAAGACTGTATGAGAGACCAAATAAGGTGTTCATATATGAAAGAGGAATAACTGATAAGAGGGAATTTAAACATGAGTTAAGAAAGTTAATAGGTCTGAAGCCAATTGCGCTCCTAGTAGAATATGAAGGGGATAGTAAAACCTTTGAAGTTCATGCATCATATATAACTCAACTTGAATTGGAGGGTTACTCTAAAGATGAGGGAATTCCCATGATCTCTGAGGTATCTGATAAAAATAGTTATATAGTTGAGATAGGTGATTTCGTGGAAGACTTCATATCCGTTGCAGAAAAAGTCTCACCATATTATATGTATGGAATATACGGTGTTAATTTACTCAAAGTTTACGTTACTGACGATTCGTTACTAAAAGATTTCAAATATTATCCCAGAAATAAACCTCATCCAGTCTTCTATAAGCTTAAACGAATATTGGACTTCTATAATATATTTACGTGA
- a CDS encoding winged helix-turn-helix domain-containing protein, giving the protein MAMNVKELAILTLLSEGELSVKEIQEYVNISRRNLVKTIRKLERKGYIQEKAYVGDDVIVEITEYGMEMLYKNFVYLRDLINEMENVLCTKFDC; this is encoded by the coding sequence ATGGCAATGAATGTTAAAGAGTTAGCAATTCTCACTTTGTTATCGGAAGGTGAATTAAGCGTTAAAGAAATACAAGAATACGTAAATATATCGAGAAGGAATCTTGTAAAAACTATAAGAAAATTAGAGAGAAAAGGTTATATTCAAGAGAAGGCGTATGTAGGAGACGATGTTATAGTCGAAATTACTGAATATGGAATGGAAATGTTATATAAAAACTTCGTGTATTTAAGAGATTTAATAAATGAAATGGAGAATGTTTTGTGTACTAAGTTCGATTGTTAG
- a CDS encoding MFS transporter, giving the protein MNTKERSLLVSWIIWSAAYYMYYPFISIYLSRFVEESKLSLFFAVFQAVSLPLPLIGAKIGKGNRILPIIIGMLVGGIGMAMLPFSRNILEATIFMSLNYFIFLSLPSYYSLMSEIGEGTITRIWSLSILPSIMMPSLGGVIAQYLGLRWLFVIGGMILAISFLPMVNFSYNSLGRISLSSKINMRSFLPAILILPIAMEFPYIYLVVYDYFHLTKEIVGIIATLAEILGIILSYLASKLISRKKYFLSLSLFLFSLTSLYFLSPSIAIFFGCWEAIVPLTLEYFSSRKTVYDFALINIMQGLGWIFGYLIDYLIPNISLLLLSSSLIAFLLGLIILFTKD; this is encoded by the coding sequence ATGAACACTAAGGAAAGATCATTGCTTGTAAGCTGGATAATATGGAGTGCAGCGTACTACATGTATTATCCGTTTATATCCATTTATCTTTCCCGTTTCGTGGAGGAATCTAAATTAAGCCTATTTTTCGCAGTATTTCAAGCTGTGTCTTTGCCTCTTCCATTAATAGGGGCTAAAATAGGCAAGGGTAACAGAATTCTTCCAATAATTATTGGAATGCTAGTGGGAGGGATAGGTATGGCAATGCTTCCTTTTTCCAGAAACATTTTGGAGGCTACCATATTTATGTCTCTTAATTATTTCATATTCTTATCGCTTCCCTCCTATTATTCTCTGATGTCAGAGATCGGTGAAGGCACTATAACTAGAATATGGTCCCTATCGATCTTACCTTCTATAATGATGCCTTCATTGGGTGGAGTTATAGCCCAATATTTAGGTTTAAGATGGCTTTTTGTGATAGGTGGAATGATTCTTGCTATATCTTTCTTACCTATGGTGAATTTTTCATATAATTCGTTGGGCCGAATTTCATTGAGCTCTAAAATTAACATGAGGTCATTTCTTCCAGCAATTTTAATCTTGCCTATAGCGATGGAATTTCCTTATATTTATCTAGTAGTCTATGACTATTTTCATTTAACTAAGGAAATTGTTGGAATCATAGCTACTTTGGCGGAGATTCTTGGTATAATATTAAGCTATCTAGCGTCAAAGCTAATATCTAGAAAGAAATATTTCCTCTCACTATCTCTATTTCTCTTCTCTTTAACATCCTTGTACTTTCTATCCCCAAGTATTGCAATCTTTTTTGGCTGTTGGGAGGCAATTGTACCGTTGACCTTGGAATACTTCTCATCCAGGAAAACGGTCTACGATTTTGCACTGATCAATATTATGCAAGGTCTAGGCTGGATTTTCGGATACCTAATAGATTATCTCATTCCAAATATAAGCCTTTTATTATTAAGTAGTAGCCTTATAGCTTTTTTATTAGGCTTGATAATATTATTTACCAAGGATTGA
- a CDS encoding RNA-guided endonuclease InsQ/TnpB family protein yields the protein MTPPSGQLTEDEEREPTITPAIPEGGVYEVKFGNRRTNVLRLLPNGHQHKKLLKLADVSAKLFNEINYERRQQFFNEGKVDFKGTWGKYYEKYKNTLGVNAQAVMQKNNEAWSSFFSLLKLKKEGKLPHMDHVSPPRYWKDRENKKRKRILMVRQDRYEVDEERKKLILKDFHMEIDFEGRLRWYGKQGRLEIIYDEDVNKWYVHIPVDVGVETTKRGKQSKHVVHGERKSIQVVLPQGNKVASIDLGVNILASVIVDDGTWLLYKGVRAKEDYFYFEGRIAEVQSLADKARSVDEYEAYEELTGEKRRLFEKLQRRFLHLYRALASGIVEELHKLGVSTIYLGYPYNISQDRGNKYTVNVWSYRKLIEAIELKAQEYGMRVYEVVEYNTSRFCVYHNVEVTRKPRGVVYCSLGHKLHSDLNGALNILRKGTGKIINSIKKPLSFIVDHNRIAPIKGSNALDPSRTLAPFRTGGGWVR from the coding sequence ATGACACCTCCTTCCGGTCAACTTACTGAGGATGAGGAGCGGGAGCCGACCATTACTCCCGCAATACCAGAAGGAGGTGTCTACGAAGTTAAGTTCGGGAATAGGAGGACAAACGTACTTCGTCTCCTACCAAACGGTCACCAACACAAAAAATTACTGAAATTAGCAGACGTTTCAGCCAAGTTGTTCAACGAGATAAACTACGAGAGGAGGCAACAATTCTTCAATGAAGGAAAAGTAGACTTCAAAGGAACGTGGGGCAAGTACTATGAGAAGTATAAGAACACACTGGGTGTTAACGCTCAAGCAGTAATGCAGAAGAACAACGAGGCGTGGTCCTCCTTCTTCTCCCTACTTAAACTCAAGAAGGAGGGAAAACTACCACACATGGATCACGTATCTCCTCCACGTTATTGGAAGGATAGGGAAAACAAGAAGAGAAAAAGGATTCTCATGGTTAGACAAGACCGTTATGAGGTGGATGAAGAGAGGAAGAAACTTATCCTCAAGGACTTTCATATGGAGATCGATTTTGAAGGTAGGTTAAGGTGGTACGGTAAGCAAGGTAGGTTAGAGATTATTTACGATGAGGATGTGAACAAGTGGTATGTACACATTCCCGTAGATGTTGGTGTTGAGACTACTAAGAGAGGTAAGCAATCAAAACACGTAGTTCATGGTGAAAGGAAGTCAATTCAAGTAGTTTTACCACAAGGTAATAAGGTAGCTTCTATTGACTTGGGTGTAAACATCCTTGCTAGCGTAATAGTAGATGATGGTACTTGGTTGTTATACAAGGGAGTTAGGGCAAAGGAGGATTACTTTTACTTTGAGGGGAGGATTGCTGAAGTTCAATCGCTTGCAGATAAAGCTAGGAGCGTGGATGAGTACGAGGCTTATGAGGAGTTAACGGGAGAGAAGAGGAGGCTATTCGAGAAGTTGCAAAGGAGGTTTCTTCATTTATACAGAGCTCTAGCAAGTGGTATTGTTGAGGAACTTCACAAGTTGGGCGTTTCCACAATCTACTTGGGCTATCCTTATAACATCTCTCAAGATAGGGGTAATAAGTACACGGTGAATGTGTGGTCTTATCGTAAGCTCATTGAGGCTATTGAGCTTAAGGCTCAGGAATACGGTATGAGGGTATACGAGGTGGTGGAATACAATACTTCTAGGTTCTGTGTTTATCATAACGTTGAGGTAACGAGAAAGCCGAGGGGAGTAGTTTATTGTTCTCTAGGTCATAAGCTGCATAGTGATTTGAATGGTGCATTAAATATACTAAGAAAGGGGACAGGGAAAATAATAAATAGTATAAAGAAGCCTCTTTCCTTCATAGTAGACCATAATCGAATAGCTCCCATAAAGGGGAGTAACGCTCTAGACCCAAGCAGAACCCTCGCCCCATTTAGGACGGGGGGTGGGTGGGTCAGATGA
- the gcvH gene encoding glycine cleavage system protein H → MVVESNCEIPENLYYFIEGKNTVWARLEGSDTIVVGITDLAQTMAGKIVKVRIKKKGTKVEKGRPVATMESGKWAGPVPAPVTGEVVEVNAEAEKSPVIINQDPYGKGWLVKMKMSNPEELKQLVSGQAAIQKLKELIASEKLTCKRL, encoded by the coding sequence ATGGTAGTTGAATCAAACTGTGAAATACCAGAAAATCTTTACTATTTTATAGAAGGTAAAAACACAGTTTGGGCTAGATTAGAGGGCTCAGATACAATTGTTGTAGGAATAACTGATCTCGCACAAACAATGGCAGGAAAGATAGTCAAGGTAAGAATAAAGAAAAAAGGCACTAAAGTGGAGAAAGGAAGGCCAGTAGCCACCATGGAAAGTGGGAAGTGGGCTGGACCAGTTCCCGCACCAGTAACTGGAGAAGTGGTTGAGGTTAATGCAGAGGCAGAGAAAAGTCCAGTAATTATAAATCAAGATCCTTATGGAAAAGGATGGTTAGTAAAGATGAAGATGAGCAATCCAGAGGAGTTGAAACAACTAGTTAGTGGACAAGCAGCAATACAGAAATTGAAGGAGTTAATAGCCTCAGAAAAGTTAACATGCAAGAGGCTATAA
- a CDS encoding lipoate--protein ligase: protein MSWRFISLPPQDGYHMVTSFVSVADYVNRGGKNTLLVFSVKEPFVNVGVHQEVWLEVDLEFTKKMKIPVVRRDLGGGTVVITAGEHDYFIVVRQEDAPRNPTELYRKFLTPVINVLRSYGLNADLRDQDIVVNGKKISGNGAMTRGNSVVLAGNILLSLDVDLISKCIKVPTEKFRDKMAKDMSEWLTSLENELGYVPPRDEINRKLKEAFERELGIKFEDSTLTPEEIELWEKLASEKAKEEWIFYKDNRHPNIHTERCVKISSAVALCHLDYKARKLLRITLKIVNKKIDEISISGDFFVMSPNGFIEYLEDRLRGVSSNLEEIRKVILDAFNEKKPVIFGFNENDLIDALTEIMRKPEIQEVI from the coding sequence ATGAGTTGGAGATTTATATCTCTCCCTCCTCAAGACGGCTATCACATGGTAACTTCGTTCGTATCGGTAGCAGATTATGTAAATAGAGGAGGGAAAAATACATTATTGGTTTTTTCAGTTAAGGAGCCATTTGTAAATGTAGGAGTCCATCAAGAAGTATGGCTCGAAGTTGATTTAGAATTTACCAAAAAGATGAAAATTCCAGTAGTTAGGCGTGATTTAGGAGGAGGGACAGTAGTAATAACAGCAGGCGAACATGATTATTTTATTGTGGTTAGGCAAGAAGATGCACCAAGAAATCCCACTGAACTATATAGGAAATTCCTCACGCCCGTAATAAACGTTTTACGTTCATATGGGTTGAACGCAGATTTAAGGGATCAGGATATAGTAGTCAATGGAAAGAAAATAAGTGGAAACGGTGCAATGACACGTGGTAATTCAGTTGTATTAGCTGGAAATATTTTGTTAAGTCTAGACGTTGATCTAATTAGTAAGTGCATAAAGGTTCCTACAGAAAAGTTTAGGGACAAAATGGCTAAGGATATGTCAGAATGGTTAACATCATTAGAAAATGAATTAGGATATGTTCCACCTAGGGATGAAATTAACAGAAAACTTAAGGAAGCCTTTGAAAGAGAATTAGGCATCAAATTCGAGGATTCGACATTAACACCAGAGGAAATAGAATTATGGGAGAAACTGGCAAGTGAAAAGGCTAAAGAGGAATGGATATTTTACAAGGATAATAGACACCCTAATATTCACACAGAAAGATGCGTTAAAATCTCGTCAGCAGTAGCTCTTTGTCACCTTGACTATAAGGCTAGAAAGTTGTTAAGAATTACCCTTAAAATAGTAAATAAGAAAATTGATGAAATATCAATTTCTGGTGACTTTTTCGTCATGTCACCGAATGGATTCATAGAATATTTGGAAGATAGGCTAAGGGGAGTATCAAGTAATTTGGAGGAGATAAGAAAAGTAATTCTTGACGCATTTAACGAGAAGAAACCAGTGATATTTGGTTTTAATGAAAACGATTTAATAGATGCATTAACTGAAATTATGAGAAAACCTGAAATACAAGAGGTTATTTAA
- a CDS encoding OsmC family protein has product MTTITFTAEGKLERDKVIVDLNGTEIRVGLLGSDNPTPEEFCLASAISCLILTVYYIAREKGVVINSIEGYIEGKMDTNGFQGSKEVPPGLLEVNYELIVESEDSRISEILKEAEERCPMRDTLTRSVKVNINWKIKS; this is encoded by the coding sequence TTGACAACGATAACGTTTACTGCAGAAGGTAAGCTAGAGAGGGATAAGGTTATTGTAGACTTAAATGGAACTGAGATAAGAGTAGGTTTATTAGGATCTGATAATCCTACTCCAGAGGAATTCTGTCTTGCTTCTGCAATATCTTGTCTTATCTTGACTGTGTACTATATAGCAAGAGAAAAAGGTGTTGTTATCAATTCTATTGAAGGATATATTGAGGGGAAAATGGATACTAATGGATTTCAAGGATCGAAAGAAGTCCCTCCAGGTTTATTAGAGGTTAATTATGAGTTAATAGTTGAGTCGGAAGATAGTAGGATAAGTGAAATATTAAAAGAAGCTGAAGAACGATGTCCAATGAGGGATACGTTAACTAGGAGTGTTAAAGTAAATATTAACTGGAAAATCAAAAGTTGA
- a CDS encoding integrase — MRTFAETSQLLNNVSQNNYISTTFAPNVCLEITPSLVETFRIDLINEGVKQTTIKGWLYYLKRAEGKRLCNAEDVRKLWSGGSRRMWKESLSRFFSWYERKYDSEELIVKLRKGLPEKVKRGVDTYVPTDAEVLKLRDSLPEQYTGVYNVLVSTGLRMTEILYLLNNKDKVRVVDLGDYVRIHLDLMRKSKNTLVCYLPKSVFESLKPLKAHEDTVQKAFCGSGLCEKYLRKWFNQKARVTVKDRDLSEFLEGRISGLSIGARHYTDLIALADKEYPKVFEVIKPFLKT; from the coding sequence GTGCGAACCTTCGCCGAAACGTCACAACTCCTAAATAATGTCTCTCAAAACAACTATATAAGCACGACTTTTGCCCCAAACGTATGCTTAGAAATTACTCCATCACTTGTTGAAACGTTTAGAATTGATCTAATAAATGAAGGCGTTAAACAAACTACTATTAAAGGTTGGCTTTACTATTTGAAGAGGGCAGAAGGAAAGAGACTTTGTAATGCCGAAGATGTCAGAAAATTATGGTCAGGTGGATCTAGGAGAATGTGGAAAGAATCCCTATCCCGGTTCTTCTCATGGTATGAGCGTAAATATGACTCTGAGGAACTGATAGTAAAGTTAAGGAAAGGCCTACCTGAGAAAGTGAAGAGAGGCGTGGATACCTACGTTCCTACAGACGCTGAGGTACTGAAACTCAGGGACTCCTTACCTGAGCAGTATACTGGGGTGTATAACGTATTGGTAAGCACGGGTCTCAGGATGACGGAGATACTTTACCTATTGAATAATAAGGATAAAGTCAGGGTGGTGGATTTAGGAGATTACGTTAGGATCCACCTAGACTTGATGAGGAAAAGTAAAAATACTTTAGTCTGCTATCTACCTAAGTCAGTCTTTGAGAGCCTTAAACCCTTGAAAGCTCATGAGGATACGGTACAAAAGGCATTTTGCGGATCCGGGCTCTGCGAAAAATACCTCAGAAAATGGTTTAATCAGAAGGCAAGGGTAACTGTCAAAGACCGTGATTTATCTGAGTTTTTAGAAGGAAGGATTAGCGGTTTGTCGATAGGGGCCAGACATTACACAGACCTAATAGCATTAGCTGATAAAGAATATCCTAAGGTATTTGAGGTAATTAAGCCTTTTCTTAAGACATAG
- a CDS encoding CopG family transcriptional regulator encodes MASLNSLKQNKKPSCPFGRHCLSDSSICGYMGYYAECPQVRVDGRLVEAIQHG; translated from the coding sequence ATGGCTAGTTTAAACTCTCTTAAGCAAAATAAAAAACCTTCATGCCCATTCGGAAGGCATTGTCTAAGCGATAGCAGTATTTGTGGATACATGGGCTATTATGCAGAGTGCCCTCAGGTTAGGGTAGACGGAAGATTAGTAGAGGCGATACAACATGGATAG
- a CDS encoding bifunctional DNA primase/polymerase — translation MDRVEWAKWFIEHGFAIFPIAPETKIPVIKGWGKYSTTPLTDEEKKQYLEMVEKGYNYAVPGGQKNLVILDFENKELLKAWIGEDGLNKLCSETLCVDTPHGGLHVYVTADDIPEHKFNPVFTKDGKGIADLQSFDSYVLGPESCINHKHCNTDKCPWKGQDYTTRYRPINNNEVGKADLKDILNFLIEKGKKIGIEPSRDVIEWLSDRKEELKAEEDKDVEEFIAKLKKKNKFKSVEEAKSKICSKLNHERLEYKVICEGKTYADVGIDRSRGDFKVIKTLLYHGVGDPDLILQVLPNDSKAKNNEKWDTRKYFLTTLKNAWKEKYELCLEYENGVCNGTFIIANNKGVFIKRIAKVKNTKIDEKKRVSSLKVNKIEEVRFNGIGVDLEDKFIKITAVNGNIITGSIDEITTLVKQKYGLTKENEFKMLLNNKFESTSGYYAVGVWFDGEKLNIATESLYNPPWKKIDKYKLPPEVSREKKVEVLRRILGTVISFKAPDLVTWILSFGLMGNFAHYLRQRIGYFPHIIMTGRPKTGKTTLTVLNQYLYWGNNSLPPIKPKSETQLRHLLSQNTLITPIEEWNEIANDNDQMREMLRNLHSSAQSFVLRKVTSSNSEFNGVFLALSSVLADTNFTQDIDSESSDKVIFIPIDQDEGIDLRKAEEYDALLKYEMKNDYNLHDILHSLGIELLQIASEKLKALDFNKERADLLNSIIQVGYESWVELFRRYEIELTPTVQGFNEFPLPVLKTVETETEEDLEQVFEEFIYKKTMGIRPLPENKDDLIKFGFYFEKDMVVCNHGFVSEFRKWMTENKGMRDRSVERLIKELGLHKSSISIEGKTVNVYKRKMYTPLIAEISK, via the coding sequence ATGGATAGAGTAGAGTGGGCTAAATGGTTTATTGAACACGGCTTTGCTATCTTCCCCATTGCCCCAGAGACCAAGATACCAGTGATCAAAGGTTGGGGAAAATATAGCACGACGCCTCTGACTGATGAAGAGAAGAAACAATACCTGGAGATGGTTGAGAAGGGTTACAACTATGCAGTGCCGGGCGGTCAGAAGAACTTAGTAATCTTAGACTTTGAGAATAAGGAGTTATTGAAGGCGTGGATTGGTGAAGATGGGCTTAACAAACTGTGCAGTGAGACTCTCTGTGTCGATACACCTCACGGTGGACTCCATGTTTACGTCACTGCTGATGACATTCCAGAGCACAAGTTTAACCCCGTGTTTACTAAAGACGGCAAAGGGATAGCTGACCTACAGAGCTTTGACAGTTATGTATTAGGGCCAGAGTCGTGCATTAACCATAAGCACTGCAATACTGACAAGTGTCCATGGAAAGGACAAGACTACACCACGCGCTATAGACCTATTAATAATAATGAGGTAGGAAAAGCTGACCTAAAGGATATACTAAACTTTTTGATAGAGAAGGGTAAGAAGATAGGAATTGAACCATCACGCGACGTGATAGAATGGTTAAGTGATAGGAAGGAAGAACTAAAAGCAGAAGAGGATAAAGATGTTGAGGAGTTTATTGCTAAACTCAAAAAGAAGAATAAATTCAAAAGTGTTGAAGAGGCTAAAAGTAAAATTTGCAGTAAGCTGAACCACGAGAGGTTAGAGTATAAAGTTATTTGCGAAGGAAAAACTTACGCTGATGTAGGAATCGATAGGAGTCGTGGAGACTTCAAGGTAATCAAGACATTATTATATCACGGGGTTGGGGATCCGGATCTAATACTCCAGGTTTTACCAAATGATTCTAAGGCTAAAAATAATGAGAAGTGGGATACACGCAAATATTTCCTAACAACCCTCAAAAACGCATGGAAGGAAAAATATGAGTTATGTCTAGAATACGAAAATGGTGTGTGTAACGGTACTTTCATTATTGCTAATAATAAAGGGGTATTCATAAAGAGGATAGCAAAGGTTAAAAATACAAAAATTGACGAGAAAAAACGGGTCTCATCTCTGAAAGTGAATAAGATTGAGGAAGTAAGGTTTAATGGAATTGGCGTGGATTTAGAAGACAAATTCATTAAGATAACCGCAGTTAACGGCAATATAATAACGGGAAGTATTGACGAAATAACTACACTAGTTAAGCAGAAATATGGTTTGACAAAGGAGAACGAATTTAAGATGTTGCTTAACAACAAGTTTGAAAGCACTTCTGGATATTACGCAGTAGGAGTATGGTTTGACGGTGAGAAGTTGAATATAGCTACTGAGTCCCTATATAATCCACCGTGGAAGAAGATAGACAAATACAAATTACCTCCAGAGGTATCCAGGGAAAAGAAAGTTGAAGTCCTTAGAAGGATTTTAGGTACTGTCATTTCATTCAAAGCCCCCGACTTAGTAACTTGGATACTTTCATTTGGTTTGATGGGAAACTTTGCTCATTACTTAAGACAGAGAATAGGCTATTTCCCACACATTATAATGACTGGAAGGCCAAAGACCGGAAAAACTACTCTGACAGTACTAAACCAATATCTATATTGGGGTAACAACTCATTACCTCCTATAAAACCTAAAAGCGAAACACAATTGAGGCACTTGTTGTCACAAAACACACTGATTACTCCAATAGAGGAATGGAATGAGATAGCAAACGATAATGATCAAATGAGGGAAATGCTTAGAAATTTGCACTCCTCAGCACAGAGTTTCGTACTTAGAAAGGTAACTTCATCAAACTCAGAGTTTAATGGTGTATTCTTAGCATTATCTTCAGTCTTAGCTGATACTAATTTCACTCAGGATATTGACAGTGAAAGTTCCGATAAAGTCATCTTCATTCCTATAGATCAGGATGAGGGAATAGATTTGAGAAAAGCTGAGGAGTATGATGCACTCCTAAAATATGAGATGAAGAATGACTATAATCTTCACGATATACTCCACAGTTTAGGCATTGAACTCCTTCAGATAGCTAGCGAAAAGTTGAAGGCTTTGGACTTCAACAAAGAGAGAGCCGATTTACTGAATTCAATAATTCAGGTTGGATATGAGTCATGGGTTGAATTATTCAGAAGATATGAGATTGAGCTTACTCCAACAGTTCAGGGGTTTAATGAATTTCCATTACCAGTACTGAAGACTGTGGAAACAGAGACTGAGGAGGACTTAGAGCAAGTATTTGAGGAATTTATATACAAAAAGACTATGGGAATACGCCCACTACCAGAGAATAAGGATGACTTAATAAAATTCGGATTTTACTTTGAAAAAGATATGGTGGTATGTAATCACGGCTTTGTTTCGGAGTTTAGAAAGTGGATGACTGAGAATAAGGGCATGAGGGATAGGAGTGTTGAGAGACTTATAAAGGAATTAGGACTTCACAAATCCTCAATATCAATTGAAGGAAAGACCGTTAATGTGTACAAGAGGAAAATGTATACGCCTTTAATTGCCGAGATAAGCAAATAG
- a CDS encoding ammonium transporter — MKTWKYKVLLISQIILIMFLFSTILTHSQTATNSSAIQQLNQSIQSILNRTSSYPAAAVPSWLDTGSNAWMLTAATFVGLQSVPGVALYYAGLSKKKYAVNSALMVFYAFAVVLVIWMIAGYSFGFGYPALLSIHGYGIFGYPVPAWGGLFEASETTYGPSGLHANIPTATFIFFQFVFAAITPILLAGGVLERMNFKAWMVFVPFWSLLVYSPVAYWLFAGGWLNQLGAVDFSGGYVIHVDAGVGALAAALAIGPRLASERRLEAHSLPLILAGAGLIWLGWDGFNGGDPLGATVDAAIAVLNTNIATAVSAVVWMLMDMKFFGKPTLVGATSGAITGLVAITPAAGYVNGWEAALIGIASGSIPWMALYWLEPKLRVDDTLGIFSTHGIAGIVGGLLTGVFANPAVTQFIYPGLTGALYGNWYQLGIQALAAAIVFVYDFAVTFGLLKFIGLFIPLQAPPQELAIGDYAMHGEVAYSELLATIPENAKSKEQQVVLPKKEEEENNEE, encoded by the coding sequence ATGAAAACGTGGAAATACAAGGTATTATTGATTAGCCAGATAATATTAATAATGTTTTTATTTTCAACCATTTTAACGCATTCTCAAACTGCTACAAATTCATCTGCAATTCAACAATTGAATCAGTCAATACAATCGATCCTTAATAGAACGTCTAGTTATCCAGCTGCAGCAGTACCATCTTGGCTTGATACTGGTAGTAACGCGTGGATGCTAACTGCAGCTACTTTTGTAGGATTGCAAAGTGTACCTGGCGTTGCATTATATTATGCTGGATTGTCTAAAAAGAAGTATGCAGTTAACTCAGCATTAATGGTATTTTATGCATTTGCAGTAGTGTTGGTCATATGGATGATAGCTGGTTATAGTTTTGGTTTCGGTTATCCAGCATTACTTTCCATTCACGGTTACGGAATATTTGGATATCCTGTTCCAGCGTGGGGAGGACTTTTTGAAGCTTCAGAAACTACATATGGCCCTAGCGGTCTTCACGCAAATATACCGACTGCCACCTTTATATTCTTCCAGTTTGTGTTTGCCGCAATAACGCCGATATTATTAGCTGGAGGAGTACTGGAGAGAATGAACTTCAAAGCTTGGATGGTTTTTGTGCCCTTCTGGTCTCTCCTAGTATATAGCCCAGTTGCATATTGGTTGTTTGCGGGAGGGTGGTTAAATCAATTGGGTGCTGTGGACTTCTCTGGAGGTTATGTTATACATGTTGATGCTGGAGTGGGAGCTTTGGCTGCGGCACTAGCAATAGGTCCTAGGTTAGCCTCCGAAAGAAGACTAGAGGCACACAGCTTGCCTTTAATTTTAGCTGGAGCAGGGTTAATTTGGCTAGGCTGGGATGGGTTCAACGGCGGTGATCCACTAGGAGCTACAGTAGATGCTGCAATAGCAGTGCTGAACACAAATATTGCAACTGCAGTAAGTGCTGTAGTATGGATGTTAATGGATATGAAATTCTTTGGAAAGCCAACGTTAGTCGGGGCTACCAGTGGTGCTATAACTGGCTTGGTCGCAATTACACCAGCTGCAGGCTACGTAAATGGGTGGGAAGCTGCGTTAATTGGAATCGCCTCTGGAAGTATACCATGGATGGCACTATATTGGTTAGAACCAAAACTAAGAGTTGACGATACGCTTGGAATATTTTCTACTCACGGGATAGCTGGAATAGTAGGTGGTTTATTAACCGGAGTTTTTGCGAATCCTGCAGTTACACAATTTATATACCCAGGTTTAACCGGTGCCCTTTATGGTAATTGGTATCAGCTAGGAATTCAAGCGCTTGCAGCAGCAATTGTATTCGTATATGATTTCGCAGTGACTTTCGGTCTTCTAAAGTTCATAGGGTTATTTATACCATTACAAGCACCACCTCAAGAACTAGCGATAGGAGATTACGCTATGCATGGAGAGGTAGCATATTCGGAATTATTAGCTACAATTCCAGAAAACGCTAAATCTAAGGAACAACAAGTCGTCTTGCCTAAGAAAGAAGAAGAGGAGAATAATGAAGAATAG